One segment of Triticum aestivum cultivar Chinese Spring chromosome 2A, IWGSC CS RefSeq v2.1, whole genome shotgun sequence DNA contains the following:
- the LOC123185759 gene encoding uncharacterized protein isoform X2: MGAETNISPQLEPAKSRETDTLLNDDQESVSFRRLLSEPLEWDTTGHVSPATMAHVQSLPTAQLDLPVHAAVFGRQSVSSNYCAAHIGSSEPAQSCNPCLPVARSLVSPTHIGGADLYMVSSSSNLIK; this comes from the exons ATGGGAGCGGAGACGAACATCTCGCCGCAGCTAGAGCCGGCCAAGTCGCGGGAGACGGATACTCTACTCAACGACGATCAG GAGTCTGTGTCGTTCAGGCGGTTACTGTCCGAGCCACTCGAGTGGGATACCACGGGGCATGTCTCGCCAGCAACGATGGCGCATGTCCAATCACTGCCGACAGCTCAGCTCGATCTGCCAGTACATGCCGCGGTGTTCGGACGTCAATCTGTGTCCTCCAACTACTGTGCTGCGCACATTGGAAGTTCTGAACCAGCCCAGAGTTGTAATCCATGCTTGCCCGTGGCTCGTTCATTAGTAAGTCCAACACATATTGGAGGAGCCGATCTCTATATGGTAAGTTCATCCTCTAATCTCATTAAATAA
- the LOC123185759 gene encoding uncharacterized protein isoform X1, with protein MGAETNISPQLEPAKSRETDTLLNDDQNWMTVLQESVSFRRLLSEPLEWDTTGHVSPATMAHVQSLPTAQLDLPVHAAVFGRQSVSSNYCAAHIGSSEPAQSCNPCLPVARSLVSPTHIGGADLYMVSSSSNLIK; from the exons ATGGGAGCGGAGACGAACATCTCGCCGCAGCTAGAGCCGGCCAAGTCGCGGGAGACGGATACTCTACTCAACGACGATCAG AACTGGATGACGGTGCTGCAGGAGTCTGTGTCGTTCAGGCGGTTACTGTCCGAGCCACTCGAGTGGGATACCACGGGGCATGTCTCGCCAGCAACGATGGCGCATGTCCAATCACTGCCGACAGCTCAGCTCGATCTGCCAGTACATGCCGCGGTGTTCGGACGTCAATCTGTGTCCTCCAACTACTGTGCTGCGCACATTGGAAGTTCTGAACCAGCCCAGAGTTGTAATCCATGCTTGCCCGTGGCTCGTTCATTAGTAAGTCCAACACATATTGGAGGAGCCGATCTCTATATGGTAAGTTCATCCTCTAATCTCATTAAATAA
- the LOC123189887 gene encoding protein CUP-SHAPED COTYLEDON 1, with translation MGLREIESTLPPGFRFYPSDQELVCHYLCKKVTNERASQGTLVEVDLHAREPWELPDVAKLTASEWYFFSFRDRKYATGSRTNRATKTGYWKATGKDREVRSPATRAVVGMRKTLVFYQGRAPNGSKTSWVMHEFRLDSPHLPPREDWVLCRVFQKQKVDGEQDNARSSSPTFAGSSQAAQELPVMDASSDQMMGSGSAGFAPPRQEEIFCGPSPLMNAAMWQQYNSLLLDQYPQEETASVSPTMGIGARGGAGDECGFFFNSGFEDMATLGAMRFPQGWS, from the exons ATGGGGCTGAGGGAGATAGAGTCCACATTGCCGCCGGGGTTCAGGTTCTACCCCAGCGACCAGGAGCTCGTCTGCCACTACCTCTGCAAGAAGGTGACCAACGAGCGCGCCTCGCAGGGCACGCTCGTCGAGGTCGACCTCCACGCGCGCGAGCCATGGGAGCTTCCTG ACGTGGCGAAGCTCACGGCCAGCGAGTGGTACTTCTTCAGCTTCAGGGACCGCAAGTACGCCACGGGGTCGCGCACCAACCGCGCCACCAAGACCGGCTACTGGAAGGCCACCGGCAAGGACCGGGAGGTGCGCAGCCCGGCCACGCGCGCCGTCGTCGGCATGAGGAAGACGCTCGTCTTCTACCAGGGCCGCGCCCCCAACGGCAGCAAGACCAGCTGGGTCATGCACGAGTTCCGCCTCGACTCGCCGCACCTGCCACCAAGG GAGGACTGGGTGCTCTGCAGGGTGTTCCAGAAGCAGAAAGTGGACGGCGAGCAAGACAACGCCCGCTCCTCTTCGCCGACCTTCGCCGGCTCGTCACAGGCGGCGCAGGAGCTGCCCGTCATGGACGCGAGCAGCGACCAGATGATGGGCTCGGGCTCCGCTGGCTTCGCCCCGCCACGGCAGGAGGAGATATTCTGTGGCCCGAGCCCGCTGATGAACGCGGCGATGTGGCAGCAATACAACTCGCTTCTTCTTGACCAGTACCCGCAGGAGGAGACGGCGAGCGTCTCGCCGACGATGGGGATAGGGGCCAGAGGAGGAGCAGGAGACGAGTGCGGATTCTTCTTCAATTCGGGGTTCGAGGACATGGCTACCCTTGGGGCCATGAGGTTCCCCCAAGGGTGGAGCTGA